ACAAAATTAAAAATCAATTTTTGAACTTTAAAAATGCTTTTAATGCTAGAAAATCTCTCATTTGTTATGCATTGAAAGCAAATTCTAACTTAAGTGTTATCAATACGCTTGCAAAACTTGAAAGTGGAGCAGATTGTGTTTCTATTGGAGAAGTTAAGCGTGCTATTTTGGCAGGAATAAAAAAATATAAAATTATTTTTAGCGGTGTGGGTAAAAGTGATGAAGAAATTACGGAGGCTTTGGAACTTGATATATTGTTTATCAATGTAGAATCCCAACAAGAGCTTAAAAGAGTTGAATATATTGCTAAAAAATTGGGCAAAAAGGCACGTATATCCATTCGAGTAAATCCCAATATTGATGCTAAAACGCATCCTTATATTTCAACAGGATTACATGAAAATAAATTTGGTGTAGATAAGCATAAAGCTTTCGAACTTTATTTACATGCAAAAAATTCTCTATTCTTAGAACCTGTGGGCATACATTTTCATATTGGATCACAATTGAGTGATTTAGATCCCATCATAGCTGCAGCTGAAAAAATTGCAGATTTTACAAGATCGTTACTTGCTCTTGAAATTCATTTGAAGTTTTTTGATGTTGGTGGGGGCGTGGGTATTACTTATAGCGATGAAGAAAAAATTAATCTCTATGAATATGCTCAAGCTATTTTGAAAGCTTTGAAGGGGTTAGATTTGACAATTATTTGTGAGCCCGGTAGATATATTGTAGGGGAGAGTGGTTTTTTGATTAGCAAGGTTTTGTATGAGAAACACACCAAGGACAAGCGTTTTGTAATCGTTGATACAGCTATGAATGATCTTATCCGACCCAGCTTATATCAGGCTATTCATAAAGTTAGAGTGTATTCCAAAAATTCTACAGAAGAAGCACAAAAGACCAAAGCAGACATTGTGGGTCCTATTTGTGAAAGTGGAGATTATTTAGCAAAAAATATTTTGCTCCCTCCCTTGCAAAGTGGGGATTTGCTTGTGTTTGAAAATGCCGGAGCTTATGGATA
The DNA window shown above is from Helicobacter sp. 11S03491-1 and carries:
- the lysA gene encoding diaminopimelate decarboxylase — its product is MDFLKLANEYKTPLYVYDLDKIKNQFLNFKNAFNARKSLICYALKANSNLSVINTLAKLESGADCVSIGEVKRAILAGIKKYKIIFSGVGKSDEEITEALELDILFINVESQQELKRVEYIAKKLGKKARISIRVNPNIDAKTHPYISTGLHENKFGVDKHKAFELYLHAKNSLFLEPVGIHFHIGSQLSDLDPIIAAAEKIADFTRSLLALEIHLKFFDVGGGVGITYSDEEKINLYEYAQAILKALKGLDLTIICEPGRYIVGESGFLISKVLYEKHTKDKRFVIVDTAMNDLIRPSLYQAIHKVRVYSKNSTEEAQKTKADIVGPICESGDYLAKNILLPPLQSGDLLVFENAGAYGYSMSSNYNTRKRAAEVGVENGIDRILKHRESFEDLIKDELNILQGVLCEIK